One window of Candidatus Mycobacterium wuenschmannii genomic DNA carries:
- a CDS encoding helix-turn-helix transcriptional regulator, whose amino-acid sequence MGEGTVERAQEARAVADLLTHAQVGPASLVVDGEAGIGKTTLILDAVAEARALDFRVLQAQGAPTEVTYAYAAVADLLRDVDDEAVADLPELQRLALQRACVGEVESGGPATDERTTAIALMSVIERLAAQGPVLVVVDDAQWLDASSRAVIGFVTRRLAGPVGMLLSFRTGDPGAHDDRAWLRFHRPEAQAQVHMRPLGRKALHALVADRLGHTLPRPLVTRIHEISGGNPLFAIELARGAADDLAATSVDLPDTLVALVRRRIGHVDEAAAAVLLAAACSAAPTVEVVAQATDTSTADVVAALESIEHLHAVVLDGDRVRFAHPLFATGIYTDAAPSRRRAMHRKLAGIVERPEVRARHLALAAATGDATMLAALDAAAETTIAQGAPAVAAELLELAMTLGGDDVWRRIRAGELHFRAGSFVAARERLRAALAEAPPGALRCMALMWLGGVMAYDDDMAGAVEVMSEAVDEVGDNPALGLLCRLRLALALVMTDRVKEALRIMDDAVVIADRMGEPALRSQARSVWVAGSFIAGRGVEHEALRTAVELEDPRSGATTFFRASAVEAMIHGCTGELDRARDEMLAVLKQMLDEGTEVDIIWAAAHVAQIELWSGRYPEATRAAQEALERAEQMDGKFALITASTLQCAVAAYAGREAEARSVAQAAVDASYAIGAPLMAKDPRSTLAFLEVSRGEYAAALTTLQPDLDSFDGLTTEIEGGRHLPDAIEALTSVGRTDEAEPLIKALEHNGIQHDRPWMLAVGSRGRGQLFAARGDLDEAQRAVEQAMVHHERLPMPFEKARTQLLLGQLQRRRRRRQDAAAALHEALETFERLGAPLWVARARAEIGRLDSPRGDGQGLTAAEQRTARLAAEGRSNKQIAAELFISEKTVEMYLSAAYRKLGVRSRAGLSAALER is encoded by the coding sequence GTGGGTGAAGGGACGGTCGAGCGTGCCCAGGAGGCTCGTGCTGTTGCCGATCTGCTCACCCACGCCCAGGTCGGGCCCGCGTCGCTGGTGGTCGACGGTGAGGCCGGAATCGGCAAGACGACGCTGATCCTCGACGCCGTGGCCGAGGCGCGGGCGTTGGACTTTCGCGTGCTCCAGGCGCAGGGCGCGCCCACCGAAGTGACGTATGCCTATGCCGCGGTCGCAGATCTGCTCCGGGACGTCGACGACGAGGCGGTCGCGGACCTACCGGAACTGCAGCGGCTGGCTTTGCAGCGCGCGTGCGTCGGCGAGGTGGAGAGCGGCGGGCCGGCCACCGACGAGCGCACCACCGCCATCGCACTGATGTCGGTGATCGAGCGTCTGGCCGCGCAGGGCCCGGTGTTGGTCGTGGTCGATGACGCCCAGTGGTTGGATGCGTCGAGTCGCGCGGTGATCGGCTTCGTCACCCGCCGACTCGCCGGACCGGTAGGGATGCTGCTGAGCTTCCGGACCGGCGACCCGGGCGCGCATGACGACCGGGCGTGGCTGCGGTTCCACCGCCCCGAGGCCCAGGCTCAGGTGCACATGCGACCGCTGGGCCGAAAAGCATTGCACGCGTTGGTCGCTGACCGGCTGGGCCATACGCTGCCGCGACCCCTGGTCACGCGGATACACGAGATATCGGGCGGCAACCCGCTTTTCGCGATCGAACTGGCCCGCGGCGCGGCGGACGACCTGGCGGCCACCAGCGTCGACCTGCCCGACACCCTTGTCGCGTTGGTGCGGCGTCGCATCGGTCACGTCGACGAGGCGGCAGCTGCGGTCCTGCTCGCCGCCGCGTGCAGCGCCGCACCGACAGTCGAGGTGGTCGCGCAGGCCACCGACACGTCGACAGCCGATGTCGTCGCCGCCCTCGAGTCGATCGAGCACCTGCACGCCGTGGTACTCGACGGCGACCGCGTGCGATTCGCCCATCCGTTGTTCGCCACCGGCATCTACACCGACGCCGCACCGTCGAGACGTCGGGCGATGCACCGCAAGCTCGCCGGCATTGTCGAGCGACCCGAGGTCAGGGCCCGCCATCTCGCTTTGGCCGCCGCAACCGGCGATGCGACCATGCTTGCCGCGCTGGACGCGGCCGCCGAGACGACGATCGCGCAGGGCGCCCCGGCGGTCGCGGCCGAATTGCTGGAACTGGCAATGACATTGGGCGGGGACGACGTCTGGCGACGGATCCGCGCCGGGGAATTACACTTTCGCGCGGGTTCCTTCGTCGCGGCGCGCGAACGCCTGCGGGCGGCGCTCGCCGAGGCACCGCCGGGTGCACTGCGCTGCATGGCGCTGATGTGGCTGGGTGGCGTCATGGCCTATGACGACGACATGGCCGGCGCGGTCGAGGTGATGAGTGAAGCCGTCGACGAGGTGGGCGACAACCCGGCCCTCGGCTTGTTGTGCCGACTGCGCCTGGCGCTGGCGCTGGTGATGACCGACCGGGTCAAAGAGGCGCTGCGGATCATGGACGACGCCGTCGTGATCGCCGACCGGATGGGTGAGCCGGCCCTGCGAAGCCAGGCGCGATCCGTATGGGTCGCGGGCAGTTTCATCGCCGGCCGAGGAGTCGAGCACGAGGCGTTGCGCACCGCCGTGGAACTCGAAGATCCGCGCAGTGGGGCGACGACGTTCTTTCGTGCCAGCGCCGTCGAGGCGATGATTCACGGCTGCACGGGCGAACTGGACCGCGCCCGCGACGAGATGCTGGCCGTACTCAAGCAGATGCTCGACGAGGGCACCGAGGTCGACATCATCTGGGCCGCAGCACATGTGGCGCAGATCGAATTGTGGTCGGGGCGCTATCCCGAGGCCACCCGGGCCGCGCAGGAGGCCCTGGAACGCGCCGAGCAGATGGACGGAAAGTTCGCACTCATCACGGCGTCGACCTTGCAGTGCGCGGTGGCCGCGTACGCGGGTCGCGAGGCCGAAGCGCGCTCGGTGGCTCAGGCCGCGGTGGACGCGTCATACGCGATCGGCGCGCCGCTGATGGCCAAGGACCCGCGCAGCACCTTGGCGTTTCTGGAGGTTTCGCGGGGCGAGTACGCCGCTGCGCTGACGACGTTGCAACCGGACCTCGACTCCTTCGACGGCCTCACCACCGAGATCGAGGGTGGCCGCCATCTCCCCGACGCGATCGAGGCGTTGACTTCGGTCGGTCGAACCGACGAGGCCGAGCCTTTGATCAAGGCATTGGAGCACAACGGAATTCAGCACGATCGGCCCTGGATGCTGGCCGTGGGCTCCCGCGGCCGCGGCCAGCTCTTCGCGGCTCGGGGCGATCTCGACGAAGCCCAGCGCGCGGTCGAGCAGGCTATGGTCCACCACGAGCGGCTGCCCATGCCGTTCGAAAAGGCGCGCACCCAGCTGCTTTTGGGTCAGCTGCAGCGCCGGCGACGCCGCAGGCAGGACGCGGCGGCGGCGCTGCACGAAGCCCTCGAGACCTTCGAGCGCCTCGGCGCACCACTCTGGGTGGCGCGCGCTCGGGCCGAAATCGGCCGGCTGGACAGTCCCCGCGGCGATGGACAGGGTCTGACCGCCGCCGAACAGCGCACCGCGCGACTGGCGGCGGAGGGCCGCTCCAACAAGCAGATCGCCGCCGAGTTGTTCATCTCCGAGAAGACCGTCGAGATGTATCTCAGCGCCGCGTATCGCAAGCTCGGTGTCCGATCCCGGGCCGGGCTGTCGGCCGCTTTGGAGCGATAA
- a CDS encoding MerR family transcriptional regulator, with product MSSEGPWTLDELVGRAAAALAGPAYPGSPNGRVRDVPDRRTVRWYSTIGLVDRPTAMRGRTALYSSRHLLQIVAVKRLQAQGRSLADIQAELAGATSKALRRVADIPADVTTAEAAVPKPAARARFWADRPAAAPAAIDAAADTVTVRTVVRLPGGAELILPGRPGDDDLAAIHAAARPLLDVLAERGLLEREEWSPS from the coding sequence ATGTCATCCGAAGGTCCCTGGACGCTGGACGAGCTGGTGGGGCGCGCGGCCGCCGCACTGGCCGGCCCCGCGTACCCCGGCTCGCCGAACGGGCGAGTGCGCGACGTGCCAGACCGTCGGACCGTGCGGTGGTACTCGACCATCGGGCTGGTCGACCGGCCGACCGCGATGCGGGGGCGTACCGCGCTCTACAGCTCGCGCCACCTGCTGCAGATCGTCGCCGTCAAACGCCTTCAGGCACAGGGCCGTTCACTTGCCGACATTCAGGCCGAGTTGGCCGGGGCCACCAGCAAGGCACTGCGTCGCGTTGCCGACATTCCCGCCGACGTCACCACCGCCGAGGCCGCCGTGCCGAAACCGGCGGCCCGGGCGCGATTCTGGGCCGACCGGCCCGCCGCGGCGCCGGCCGCGATCGATGCCGCCGCTGACACTGTCACGGTTCGCACCGTGGTCCGCCTGCCGGGCGGCGCCGAACTGATACTGCCCGGTCGTCCTGGCGACGACGACCTCGCGGCGATTCACGCGGCCGCGCGGCCGCTCCTTGACGTGCTGGCCGAACGCGGCCTGCTGGAACGCGAAGAATGGAGTCCATCATGA
- a CDS encoding VIT domain-containing protein, giving the protein MTVPVTTMTEAEMADALPPNDEAGLGALRTERGNLPLDRIDLRADITGLTSRVELTQDFVNTFDVPLEATYVFPLPDRGAVTAMRMTADGRVVEAELQEREAARQAYDDAIAAGQRASIAEEERPDVFTMRVGNVVPGERVSIALTLVYPLSYDDGEATFRFPLVVAPRYIPGEPLGGNAVGDGYADDTDAVPDASRITPPVLLPGFPNPVRLSIDVGVDPAGLDLSDLRSSLPAVSAGDGRVRVQPGERANRDFVLRLRYGTTDSADSLILVPDADGDEGTFQLTVLPPADHAPARPRDVVLVLDRSGSMGGWKMVAARRAAARIVDTLTAADRFAVLTFDNAIDRPDGLPRGLAAANDRNRYRAVEHLARVDARGGTELLPPLQEGLALLGDSKERDAVLVLVTDGQVGNEDQVLRALGTGLRGVRVHTVGIDQAVNAGFLRRLAEFGGGRCELVESEGRLDEAMDAIHRRINAPLAQGLRLRPGGLAIIDDSVTPARLPDLFSGVPLVISGRYRGAAEGSLTVADHEGRWSATTAGRPAAAAAVTAQWARAHVRDLEDRYVCAADSASSTELERSIVGTSLRFGVLCRFTAYVAVDSRVVADGAQRHRVLQPVEAPAGWDMFTRPMTAAPAPMKVDACAAAPPPMGGYFRASAEIQGPPADFDITGSVPVAGNDIQLAVARVEIRYEVDRMRAAGDLSDDERQVWLAELALRIEAQLRHLRSVGVPRAAYAGLSAVRNRIKRARNNGNRLWDIVLRDLEAFASAIEVPDRPRQFWKRG; this is encoded by the coding sequence ATGACCGTCCCCGTGACCACGATGACCGAGGCCGAAATGGCCGACGCCCTTCCGCCGAACGACGAGGCCGGCCTGGGGGCCCTGCGCACCGAGCGCGGCAACCTGCCGCTCGACCGCATCGATCTGCGGGCCGACATCACCGGGCTGACCAGCCGCGTCGAGCTGACCCAGGATTTCGTCAACACCTTCGACGTACCGCTGGAAGCCACTTACGTGTTCCCGCTGCCGGATCGGGGCGCGGTCACCGCCATGCGGATGACGGCCGACGGGCGCGTCGTCGAGGCCGAACTGCAGGAACGCGAGGCGGCACGGCAGGCCTACGACGACGCGATCGCGGCCGGCCAACGTGCCTCGATCGCCGAGGAGGAACGCCCCGACGTCTTCACCATGCGGGTCGGCAACGTCGTCCCGGGCGAACGCGTCAGTATCGCACTCACGCTGGTCTACCCGCTGTCCTACGACGACGGCGAGGCGACCTTCCGATTCCCGCTGGTGGTCGCGCCGCGTTACATCCCTGGTGAACCCTTGGGCGGCAACGCAGTTGGTGACGGGTACGCCGACGACACCGATGCCGTTCCCGACGCGTCGCGCATCACCCCGCCCGTGCTGCTGCCGGGTTTTCCCAATCCGGTGCGGCTCTCGATCGACGTTGGTGTCGACCCGGCCGGGCTCGACCTGAGCGACCTTCGCTCCAGCCTGCCGGCGGTTTCTGCCGGCGACGGCCGAGTGCGGGTGCAGCCGGGAGAGCGGGCGAATCGCGACTTCGTGCTCCGGTTACGCTACGGGACAACCGATTCGGCGGACTCGCTCATCCTGGTTCCCGATGCCGACGGCGATGAGGGCACGTTCCAGCTGACCGTGCTGCCACCCGCCGATCACGCGCCCGCTCGTCCGCGTGACGTGGTCCTGGTGCTGGATCGATCCGGCAGCATGGGTGGCTGGAAAATGGTCGCCGCACGACGCGCCGCGGCACGCATCGTCGACACCCTCACCGCCGCGGATCGCTTCGCCGTGTTGACCTTCGACAATGCGATCGACCGGCCGGACGGCCTGCCCCGCGGCCTGGCCGCCGCCAACGACCGCAACCGCTACCGCGCGGTCGAGCACCTGGCCCGCGTAGATGCCCGCGGCGGAACGGAGCTGCTGCCACCGCTGCAGGAGGGGCTCGCGCTGCTGGGTGACTCAAAGGAGCGCGACGCGGTTTTGGTGCTGGTCACCGACGGCCAGGTGGGTAACGAGGACCAGGTCCTGAGGGCACTCGGCACCGGCCTGCGCGGAGTCCGCGTGCACACGGTCGGCATCGATCAGGCCGTCAACGCCGGCTTCCTGCGGCGACTCGCCGAATTCGGCGGCGGCCGTTGCGAACTCGTGGAAAGCGAGGGCCGGCTCGACGAAGCGATGGACGCCATCCACCGGCGCATCAACGCCCCGCTCGCGCAGGGGCTGCGCTTGCGCCCGGGCGGTTTGGCGATCATCGACGACTCGGTCACCCCCGCGCGACTGCCCGACCTGTTCTCCGGTGTTCCGCTCGTCATCTCCGGCCGCTACCGCGGCGCGGCCGAAGGATCTCTCACGGTCGCCGACCACGAGGGCCGCTGGTCGGCGACAACGGCCGGTCGCCCGGCGGCGGCCGCGGCCGTCACCGCGCAATGGGCGCGGGCGCACGTGCGCGACCTCGAAGACCGCTACGTCTGCGCCGCCGACAGCGCAAGCTCGACGGAGTTGGAGCGGTCGATCGTCGGTACGTCGCTACGGTTCGGCGTGCTGTGCCGGTTCACCGCGTACGTCGCCGTCGACAGCCGGGTCGTCGCCGACGGCGCGCAACGCCATCGGGTGCTGCAGCCCGTCGAGGCGCCGGCCGGCTGGGACATGTTCACCCGGCCGATGACGGCGGCACCCGCCCCGATGAAGGTGGACGCCTGCGCTGCGGCACCGCCACCGATGGGTGGTTATTTCCGCGCGTCAGCCGAAATACAAGGTCCGCCTGCCGACTTCGACATCACCGGCTCCGTGCCCGTCGCCGGCAACGACATTCAGCTCGCGGTCGCGCGCGTCGAGATCCGTTACGAAGTGGATCGCATGCGCGCGGCCGGTGACCTGTCCGACGACGAGCGGCAGGTGTGGCTCGCCGAACTGGCGTTGCGGATCGAAGCGCAGCTGCGTCACCTGAGGTCAGTGGGGGTGCCGAGAGCCGCCTATGCCGGCTTGTCGGCGGTGCGCAACCGGATCAAACGGGCAAGAAATAACGGAAATAGGCTGTGGGACATCGTATTACGCGATCTCGAGGCCTTCGCCTCCGCCATCGAAGTGCCGGACCGGCCGCGTCAGTTTTGGAAGCGCGGCTGA
- a CDS encoding acyl-CoA dehydrogenase — protein MGHYISNVRDLEFNLFESLKLDEVLADEAFGDLDGDSVRQMLAEAARLAEGPVAESFADSDRHPPTFDPDTHVVTLPEPFKKSMRAWGEGEWFRVGLGEEVGGVPAPSMVQWAINELVLGANPAVFMYMAGPIMANILHGIGNEQQQHWATLAIDRNWGATMVLTEPDAGSDVGAGRTKAVDQGDGTWHIDGVKRFITSGDSDDVFENIMHLVLARPEGAGPGTKGLSLFLVPKYLLDPKTGEPGERNGVFVTNVEHKMGLKVSATCELTFGQHGSPAIGWLVGDSHRGIAQMFKVIEYARMMVGTKAIATLSTGYLNALDYAKTRIQGADLTQMTDKTAPRVTIIHHPDVRRALLTQKAYAEGLRALYLFTAAHQDSAVAQTVSGADPDLAERVNDLLLPIVKGVGSERAYQTLTESLQTFGGSGFLQDYPIEQYIRDAKIDSLYEGTTAIQAQDFFFRKIVRDQGASLTHLVKQIEAFIDSDQGRPELADARTRLATAVHDVQGWVATMTGYLMASQESADELYRVGLESVPFLMAVGDVLIGWLLLRQAEISLTALDGDPSPVDRSFYAGKVTTAKFFVNNMLPRLTAERGIAANVDLAIMQLREEAF, from the coding sequence ATGGGCCACTACATCAGCAACGTGCGCGATCTCGAGTTCAATCTGTTCGAATCGCTGAAGTTGGACGAGGTGCTCGCCGACGAAGCTTTCGGCGACCTCGACGGCGACTCGGTGCGGCAGATGCTCGCCGAGGCCGCCCGACTGGCCGAGGGGCCGGTGGCCGAGTCGTTCGCCGACAGCGACCGGCACCCGCCGACATTCGACCCCGACACCCACGTCGTCACCCTCCCCGAACCGTTCAAGAAGTCGATGCGCGCGTGGGGCGAAGGCGAATGGTTCCGCGTCGGCCTCGGCGAAGAAGTCGGTGGTGTGCCCGCACCGTCGATGGTGCAGTGGGCCATCAACGAGTTGGTGCTCGGCGCCAACCCCGCCGTGTTCATGTACATGGCGGGCCCGATCATGGCCAACATTTTGCACGGTATCGGCAATGAGCAGCAACAACATTGGGCCACTCTGGCGATCGACCGCAACTGGGGCGCGACGATGGTGCTCACCGAGCCCGACGCCGGATCCGACGTCGGCGCCGGCCGGACCAAGGCCGTTGACCAGGGCGACGGGACCTGGCACATCGACGGCGTCAAGCGGTTCATCACCAGCGGCGACAGCGACGACGTTTTCGAAAACATCATGCATCTGGTGTTGGCCCGCCCGGAGGGTGCGGGGCCGGGTACCAAGGGGCTGAGCCTGTTCCTGGTGCCGAAATATCTGCTCGACCCGAAGACCGGAGAGCCGGGGGAGCGCAACGGCGTCTTCGTCACCAACGTCGAACACAAGATGGGCCTGAAGGTCTCGGCCACCTGCGAACTGACCTTCGGGCAGCACGGGTCCCCGGCGATCGGCTGGCTGGTCGGCGACAGTCATCGCGGCATCGCGCAGATGTTCAAGGTCATCGAGTACGCCCGGATGATGGTGGGCACCAAGGCGATTGCCACATTGTCGACGGGCTACCTCAATGCTCTGGATTACGCCAAGACCCGGATACAGGGCGCCGACCTCACCCAGATGACCGACAAGACCGCGCCGCGGGTCACCATCATCCATCACCCCGACGTTCGCCGGGCCCTACTCACGCAGAAGGCCTACGCCGAGGGGTTGCGCGCGCTCTACCTGTTCACCGCCGCTCACCAGGATTCCGCTGTCGCGCAGACGGTTTCGGGCGCCGACCCGGATCTTGCCGAACGGGTCAACGACTTGCTGTTACCGATCGTCAAGGGGGTCGGCTCCGAGCGGGCCTACCAGACGCTGACCGAGTCGCTGCAGACCTTCGGCGGCTCCGGGTTCCTCCAGGACTATCCGATCGAGCAGTACATCCGTGACGCCAAGATCGACTCGCTGTACGAGGGCACCACCGCGATCCAGGCGCAGGACTTCTTCTTCCGCAAGATCGTTCGCGACCAAGGCGCGTCGCTGACACATCTGGTCAAGCAGATCGAGGCGTTCATCGACAGCGACCAGGGCCGTCCCGAACTCGCCGACGCCCGTACGCGACTGGCCACCGCGGTCCACGACGTGCAGGGCTGGGTGGCCACCATGACGGGTTATCTGATGGCGTCCCAGGAGAGCGCCGACGAGCTCTATCGCGTCGGGCTGGAGTCGGTGCCGTTCCTGATGGCCGTCGGCGACGTGCTGATCGGTTGGCTACTGCTGCGGCAGGCAGAGATTTCGCTGACCGCACTCGATGGCGACCCCAGCCCGGTGGACCGCAGCTTTTACGCCGGAAAGGTCACGACCGCAAAGTTTTTCGTCAACAACATGCTGCCGCGACTGACCGCCGAGCGTGGCATCGCTGCGAATGTCGACCTCGCGATCATGCAGCTGCGTGAAGAGGCGTTCTAA